A genome region from Christensenella minuta includes the following:
- a CDS encoding L-fucose/L-arabinose isomerase family protein gives MPTFTKPKIGLLGLMAGSYEPIFPGIIARQEAYAREIAADAADAADIYFPGAATDRESIANIMREFNQMQLDGILIVLLTYSQGAWLVHPLQDNRLPVALAVVQPDHEVKDDWEELELTVNQGLHGAQDNANAIARLRIPCPIFAGDRKSAGFRAFVEDFAKAAQTRQHLRRMKVAVIGKMTGMNDILADEMAVLRKIGPEYCHETVGSIYSCMETVTKREIDESIQRDKRIFDIDPNLTYDSHAYATQMYLGIKKFLEDGGFDAFTLHFDFAANDLRIRQLPLMAASHLMADGYGYAAEGDSLCASMVSAAHCIGNADGNFTEMYSMDFEKQAIIFCHAGEANWATHRKDMKPRLIDRYLGEGGLENPPTPIFTPEVGPATLTSLTPLVGDEFRLLVCDGEMLPKSDLERCEMPYFFWRPNSGIERCIEGWARNGGTHHEVINIGSVAKRWKMLAGYLGVECVAI, from the coding sequence ATGCCAACATTTACAAAGCCTAAAATTGGATTGCTCGGATTGATGGCGGGAAGCTACGAACCGATTTTTCCGGGGATTATCGCCCGGCAGGAGGCGTATGCGCGGGAGATCGCGGCAGACGCGGCGGACGCGGCGGACATTTATTTTCCCGGCGCCGCTACGGACCGGGAAAGTATTGCAAACATCATGCGCGAATTCAACCAGATGCAGCTCGACGGAATATTGATCGTCCTGCTGACCTACAGCCAGGGGGCGTGGCTGGTGCATCCGCTGCAGGACAACCGGCTCCCGGTCGCGCTTGCGGTCGTCCAGCCCGACCACGAGGTGAAGGACGACTGGGAAGAACTGGAACTGACGGTAAACCAGGGGTTGCACGGCGCGCAGGATAACGCCAACGCGATCGCCCGCCTGCGGATACCCTGCCCGATTTTTGCCGGAGACAGGAAAAGCGCCGGGTTCCGCGCGTTTGTGGAAGATTTTGCCAAGGCGGCGCAGACCCGGCAGCATTTGCGGCGGATGAAGGTTGCCGTTATCGGGAAGATGACGGGCATGAACGACATCCTTGCGGATGAAATGGCTGTGCTCCGCAAGATCGGGCCTGAGTATTGCCACGAGACGGTCGGCTCCATTTATTCCTGCATGGAAACGGTCACCAAACGGGAGATCGACGAATCGATCCAGCGGGACAAGAGGATATTCGATATCGATCCGAACCTTACTTATGACAGCCACGCCTATGCAACGCAGATGTATCTGGGAATAAAGAAGTTCCTTGAAGACGGCGGCTTCGATGCCTTCACGCTGCATTTTGATTTTGCCGCCAACGACCTGCGCATAAGGCAGCTTCCGCTGATGGCCGCCTCGCACCTGATGGCGGACGGATACGGATATGCCGCCGAGGGAGATTCCCTTTGCGCTTCCATGGTCAGCGCAGCCCATTGCATTGGAAACGCGGACGGCAATTTTACCGAGATGTATTCCATGGATTTTGAGAAACAGGCGATCATTTTCTGTCATGCGGGAGAGGCCAACTGGGCGACTCACAGGAAGGATATGAAGCCCCGGCTGATCGACCGCTACCTCGGGGAGGGCGGCCTTGAAAATCCGCCGACGCCGATCTTCACGCCCGAGGTGGGGCCGGCGACGCTGACGTCCCTGACGCCCCTTGTGGGAGATGAGTTCAGGCTGCTGGTTTGCGACGGGGAAATGCTCCCGAAGTCAGACCTCGAGCGCTGCGAAATGCCCTACTTCTTCTGGCGGCCGAACAGCGGGATAGAGCGCTGTATCGAGGGCTGGGCGCGCAACGGCGGAACGCATCACGAGGTCATCAACATTGGCTCCGTGGCAAAGCGGTGGAAAATGCTGGCCGGCTACCTTGGCGTCGAATGCGTGGCGATATAA
- a CDS encoding extracellular solute-binding protein, translating into MKKVIALVLVLVLVAACASCAGPGGTTAPSEASQSESGSAETGGAASGEAQGGEIVLKYWVTPAMANEADMQTPEDEWFIVQKIHEFEEANPGVKIDYTVITDDGSLPQMFKAAAMTNDCPDIINVWSGNTLFQLEDLVVDLTDLISQDTKDNMVGWDATTLAKDGQEKILAYPTSGNEINGFFYNKQILADCGLDYDKNPPADLDAFLNDLQAIKDKGYTPVYAADSGWSKGYLSVFAAYWQQISGKDRVVSDGSGETSFTDDEGFLQSFKIPAGMYANGLMNADYASVASADDKASFLIGDAAILAGGNGEASTIVEALGLENVGFIAPPSPADAQTKNAGIGGAGQALAISQTCENQDMAVKFLEFLASKEVHAELADHMGKLPLRTDVTAEELNIEAGPVYEQMYEAAQGYVFWVDNLLKPDVAAELMAMSAQVVIGQMTPEDLAKDLDGVAAAAE; encoded by the coding sequence ATGAAAAAAGTAATTGCTCTGGTATTGGTATTGGTGTTGGTTGCCGCCTGTGCCAGCTGCGCGGGGCCCGGCGGCACAACGGCGCCGTCAGAGGCAAGCCAGTCTGAAAGCGGATCGGCAGAAACGGGCGGCGCCGCGTCGGGCGAAGCCCAGGGCGGGGAAATTGTGCTCAAATATTGGGTCACGCCCGCTATGGCAAACGAAGCCGATATGCAGACGCCGGAGGACGAGTGGTTCATCGTCCAGAAGATTCATGAGTTCGAGGAAGCGAATCCCGGCGTAAAGATCGATTACACGGTAATCACGGACGACGGTTCCCTGCCCCAGATGTTCAAGGCGGCTGCGATGACGAACGATTGCCCGGATATCATCAACGTATGGTCCGGGAACACGCTGTTCCAGCTCGAAGACCTTGTGGTAGACCTTACGGACTTGATTTCCCAGGATACGAAGGATAATATGGTTGGGTGGGATGCCACAACGCTCGCAAAAGACGGCCAGGAAAAGATACTGGCATATCCCACGAGCGGTAACGAGATCAACGGATTTTTCTACAACAAACAGATCCTCGCGGACTGCGGGCTTGACTATGACAAGAATCCCCCGGCCGATCTCGATGCTTTTCTTAACGACCTGCAGGCAATAAAGGATAAGGGCTACACGCCTGTATATGCGGCCGACAGCGGCTGGTCAAAAGGATATCTGTCCGTCTTTGCGGCTTACTGGCAGCAGATTTCGGGCAAAGACCGCGTCGTATCCGACGGAAGCGGAGAAACATCGTTCACGGACGACGAAGGCTTCCTCCAGTCCTTCAAGATACCGGCCGGGATGTATGCGAACGGGCTGATGAACGCGGACTATGCGAGCGTTGCCTCCGCTGACGACAAGGCGAGCTTCCTCATTGGGGATGCGGCAATCCTGGCAGGCGGGAACGGCGAAGCCTCGACGATCGTTGAAGCGCTGGGGCTCGAAAATGTCGGCTTCATTGCTCCTCCGTCCCCGGCGGACGCCCAGACGAAGAACGCGGGCATCGGCGGCGCGGGGCAGGCCCTTGCGATCTCCCAAACGTGCGAGAACCAGGATATGGCGGTTAAGTTCCTGGAATTCCTTGCCAGCAAAGAAGTTCATGCAGAGCTTGCGGACCATATGGGCAAACTGCCGCTGCGTACGGATGTAACGGCAGAAGAGCTGAATATCGAAGCGGGTCCGGTTTACGAACAGATGTATGAAGCGGCGCAGGGCTATGTATTCTGGGTAGATAACCTCCTGAAGCCCGATGTGGCTGCCGAATTAATGGCGATGTCGGCCCAGGTCGTTATCGGCCAGATGACGCCGGAAGATTTGGCAAAGGACCTCGATGGAGTTGCCGCCGCGGCAGAATAA
- a CDS encoding carbohydrate ABC transporter permease yields MKIKQSRMLRREKYQAWLSIAPTLILIVIMCGYPLVQTVATSFTQWNGVGAPDPVGFKNYVDILSGSQFYLLLKNNFVFLLFIPIQIVIGTMIAVFINDEVPGWRVYRVVYYIPQVISAVIVGYLFMVMFGYEGPVNLLLKGLGVIEESIGWLENGTTARIVVLICLVWVNIGWQSLLSLGGLASIPPSLYEAAKLDGAGYWKRLFKITFPMLGRTVEYSCIVSVMWVFTGIFPYIFALTGGGPGYETTTIDYMIYLKSFSANSQYGYASALAVLLIIIVLVFTVIQLRISDKQNSWEG; encoded by the coding sequence ATGAAGATCAAACAGTCTCGCATGCTACGGAGGGAAAAATACCAGGCATGGCTTTCCATAGCACCTACATTGATCCTGATCGTCATCATGTGCGGATATCCGCTCGTGCAGACGGTTGCCACAAGCTTTACACAATGGAACGGGGTCGGCGCCCCTGATCCTGTAGGCTTCAAAAATTATGTTGATATTTTGTCGGGTTCGCAGTTTTACCTGCTGCTGAAAAACAATTTCGTGTTTTTGCTGTTCATTCCGATCCAGATCGTGATCGGAACGATGATCGCGGTTTTCATCAATGACGAAGTGCCGGGGTGGAGGGTATACCGGGTGGTTTACTACATTCCGCAGGTCATTTCGGCGGTCATCGTGGGCTACCTGTTTATGGTGATGTTTGGTTACGAAGGCCCGGTCAACCTGCTGCTCAAGGGCCTTGGCGTTATAGAAGAATCCATTGGCTGGCTCGAGAACGGAACGACGGCAAGGATCGTCGTCCTGATCTGCCTGGTATGGGTCAATATCGGCTGGCAAAGCCTGCTGTCCCTCGGGGGGCTCGCGTCCATTCCGCCCTCACTGTATGAGGCGGCGAAACTGGACGGCGCAGGCTATTGGAAAAGGCTTTTCAAGATTACCTTCCCGATGCTCGGGCGCACGGTCGAATATTCGTGTATCGTATCGGTCATGTGGGTCTTCACGGGGATATTCCCGTATATCTTCGCCCTTACGGGCGGCGGGCCGGGATACGAAACGACAACGATCGATTATATGATTTATTTGAAATCTTTCTCCGCCAATTCGCAGTACGGGTATGCGTCCGCACTGGCGGTGCTCCTGATTATCATTGTTTTGGTCTTTACCGTGATACAATTGCGGATTTCGGATAAACAAAACAGCTGGGAGGGATAA
- a CDS encoding carbohydrate ABC transporter permease: protein MQRTWKNKLGRALLVAILVALVVVFLYPLIFMTLNSMKDKIEYYSNAFALPSAPTLDNYIALFNKFGIGRYLGNTLIISAGSLVLTLVCALFASYAFARMKFRGKSPAYLFIICTMFLPAQVIMIPLYVMYAKMGLINTYTGVILATTAAMLPNTILLLRSNFITIDKEIFEAAKLDGAGYFQIVKNILIPLGKPAIAISSIFNFLVVCNDLFRPMILLQAADKRTLTVALAALSSQKFGDPTYLFAGLTISALVPLIVYLIFSKSIVKGLTVGSIK from the coding sequence ATGCAAAGAACATGGAAAAACAAGCTGGGAAGGGCGCTTCTGGTCGCGATACTGGTCGCCCTGGTAGTCGTGTTCCTCTACCCGCTGATTTTCATGACGCTTAACTCCATGAAGGACAAAATCGAATATTATTCCAACGCCTTTGCGCTGCCCTCGGCGCCCACGCTTGACAATTATATCGCACTGTTCAACAAGTTCGGTATCGGGCGTTACCTTGGGAATACGCTGATTATCAGCGCGGGGAGCTTGGTGCTCACCCTCGTATGCGCGCTCTTTGCCAGCTATGCGTTTGCGCGGATGAAATTCAGGGGAAAAAGCCCGGCCTACCTTTTTATCATTTGTACGATGTTCCTGCCCGCGCAGGTCATCATGATCCCGCTCTATGTCATGTACGCGAAAATGGGGCTTATCAATACCTATACGGGGGTGATCCTCGCGACGACGGCAGCCATGCTTCCCAACACGATCCTGCTGCTGCGGAGTAACTTTATCACGATCGACAAGGAGATATTCGAGGCGGCCAAGCTTGATGGGGCTGGATATTTCCAGATCGTCAAAAACATTCTGATCCCACTTGGAAAACCGGCGATCGCCATTTCGTCGATCTTCAATTTCCTGGTGGTATGCAACGACCTGTTCCGGCCGATGATCCTTTTGCAGGCGGCGGATAAGCGGACGCTCACCGTGGCGCTGGCCGCGCTTTCATCCCAGAAATTCGGAGACCCCACATACCTGTTTGCGGGGCTCACGATCAGCGCTCTCGTACCGCTCATCGTCTACCTGATCTTCAGCAAATCCATTGTAAAAGGCCTCACGGTCGGCTCGATTAAGTAA